Genomic DNA from Bacillus sp. Marseille-P3661:
AATGGTCCCATTTCCGAAAGGATGGTTTCTTTAAATTTATAGCGGTCTTTAAGTTCACCTAATATGCTAAGTGCTTTGTCTTCGCAATTGCTATGTGTCATTGTTAAAATCTTTTCTTCAAAATGACTTCCATATTCATCTATTTGATCGATAAAACGGCGTAAAACCTTTTTGTTTCCTCGCACTTTTTCTTTAACTTCAATTGCACCTTCTTTACTAACGCCTAAAATAATTCGAATATTTAAGGCGTTTGCAATAGCAGCCTTTGTTTTACTAAGTCTACCGCCTTTTATTACATTTTCAAGTGTTTCCAATAATATAAGTGTTTGTGTCTTTTCTATTGCCTTTTCTGTATGTAGTACAATCGCATCAAAACCTGCACCTTTTTCCCTTAGCTCAATCGCCTCGCGGATTAATAGAATTTGACCACAGGAACCAGTTTTCGTATCAATAACTTCAATTTGGCGAGATGGCTGATCCTCAAGCAGCATGCTTTTAGCTAATACGGCACTGTCGTAGGTACCACTTAAACTTTTGGAAAGGGCAAAAACGATAATTGCCTGATCTTCAGGAACCTCTAGGTAAGCCGCTAGAAAGTCCTGTGGTGAAGGGCACGATGATTTAGGGAGTTCTTCAGTTTCTCTCATCATTTTATAGAACGTTTGATTATCTATATCAATGCCAGTTTTAAACTGTTGTTCACCAAAGCGGATATTCAGAGGAACAACCTTAATTTTATTTTTTTCAACAAAGTCCAAAGGTAAGTCTGCGGCCCCATCTGTAATAAACTTAATTGTCATTAATTCACACCTACTTGTTTGAATGTTAATAGTTTATTAGTATATTCTAACACCTCAAGTATATGAATCCTATCTATTTTAGAAATAGGGTGCACATTCAAAACTTTACTATACATATACAGAAACAATGAGTTTATGCTAGTGGTTTTGTCTATACTAACTGTAAAGTTGATGGTTTTATGGTTTGTATGACGATTCGGAGAGTATTTACATTGTTGCATAAAGAAAGTAAGTATGGTAAGATTTTAGTCAAAATGCCAAAAAGTAGAAAGTTAGGGAGTATGAATACATGAAGATGTTTCATGAATTAGGAATAAGTGAAAAAGTAATGAAGTCTATTCAGGCTATGGGTTTCGAGGAGGCAACGCCGATCCAAGCCGAGACGATTCCGGTAACGTTACAAGGTAAAGATTTAATCGGACAAGCTCAAACCGGTACTGGTAAAACAGCTGCGTTTGGTATACCGATGATCGATAGAATTGAAACAAATAATCCGAACATCCAAGGAATTGTTGTAGCGCCAACGAGGGAATTGGCTATTCAAGTTGCAGAAGAGTTAAATAAAATCGGACGGTTTAATGGAATTAAAGTATTACCGATTTACGGTGGTCAAGACATTAATCGCCAAATTCGTGCTTTGAAAAATAGGCCGCAAATAATTGTTGGTACACCTGGTCGTTTAATCGATCATATTAACAGAAAGACGATACGTCTTCAAAGTATTCGAATTGTCGTATTGGATGAAGCTGATGAAATGTTGAACATGGGTTTCATTGAAGATATTGAGTCAATTCTTAAAGAAGTACCTGAGGAACGTCAAACGTTGTTGTTTTCAGCAACAATGCCAGACCCAATTAGAAAGATAGCAGAAAACTTTATGTCTGACCCAGTTTTAGTAAAGGTTAAGGCAAAAGAAATGACTGTTCCGAATATTGAGCAGTATTACATTGAAATTCAAGAAAAGAAAAAGTTCGATGTTCTTACGCGTCTATTAGATATGGAATCACCTGAATTGGCGATTATTTTTGGTCGAACAAAGCGACGTGTAGATGAGCTAAGTGAAGCATTAAATTCACGTGGTTATGCCGCAGAAGGTATCCATGGTGATTTAACACAAGCAAAACGCTCTTCTGTGTTAAAGAAATTTAAAACTGGGAAAATTGAAGTACTAGTTGCAACAGATGTTGCTGCTCGTGGATTAGATATTTCAGGTGTAACACATGTTTACAACTTCGATATTCCACAGGATCCTGAAAGCTATGTACATAGAATTGGGCGAACCGGCCGCGCAGGTAAACAAGGTCTAGCCTATACTTTTGTGACACCACGTGAAATTGGCCAATTGAAAAATATTGAGCGTACAACTAAAAAGAGTATGGTGCGTAAGCCTGTACCGTCGATGGACGATGCGTTAGAAGGTCAAAAGCAAATTACATCTGATAAGTTACAAACAACAATTAAAAACGAAAACATTTCATACTATAAGCATTTAGCAGAGGACTTATTAGATGAGTATGATTCCGTAACAGTTGTTGCAGCTGCTTTAAAGTTATTAACAAAAGAACCTGATATGACACCGGTTGAATTAACTGCAGAAGCACCGATTATTGCAAAAGAACGAAGACGTGACAATAATCGGTCTCGTGATAATCGATATCAGCGCGATGGTGGCAAACCTAGAGCTAAAACGAGCTACCAACGCAGTGGCAGACCACGTCCGCCAGTTGGTAAAGCAGCAGGTGGCTCAAGTGGACCTCGCAAGAAAACATATAATAAAAATAAGTAAGATCACAAAACTGTTGCATCCATCCTGGTGTAGCAGTTTTTTTATTTTATATATGTATATATAGGTCGAATTAAAATGTATACGGATAAATCTATTCACATATAAATTAGCTAAAATACTTGTAGTATATCTTTAGGAGGTTAATGTGAAGGTTATAAAGGAATTTAGAGAATTTGCAATTAAGGGAAGCGTAATGGATATGGGAATAGGAGTCATTATCGGTACAGCTTTCGGAAAAATTGTCGATTCCTTTGTTACAGACATTTTTACACCGCCGCTTGCTATGCTTTTGGGGAAGGTGAGTTTTTCTAATTTATATATCAATTTATCTGGCACAACCTACTCCTCATTAAAGGATGCCCAAGCAGCTGGGGCCATTACAATAAATTATGGAGTGTTTTTAGATTCAATTTTACACTTTTGTATTGTGGCTGCAACTGCCTTTCTTTTTATTCGTCAAATGAATAAATTAAGAAAAATGCCACTCTCATCTGTAGCTACAAAATTATGCGAGCAATGTTTTACAAATATCCCTGCCCGAGCGGTAAAATGTCCGAATTGTACATCGGTTATTGGTCCAAATGAAACAAGAACAGTAAAAATAAATTATAGAGCAAGTTAATAAGATAAAATTGTTCCCACATACTGACCAAAGGTAAAAGCCATACTAATCCTAAAAAATAAAGTGGGTGTATGGCTTTGACCATTGTTAGATTAGGGTACGTAGCCATGAGTATGGTAGTCAAAAATTGCTCGCCTTCACAAACAATGACATATGCGCAATTTGCAAAGATTCCAGACCGTGAAGCCGCTATTAGGAAGTTAGAACGTATTGCACAATCCAATATAGAAAATTGCCTGAGACTTCTCAAACATAATCTCGCGCATGATATACATTTTTTCCGTTTAAGTTCTAGGTTAATTCCGTTAGCAAATCATGAAGAAATATCCGATTGGGATTTTATGGAGCCCTTAAAAGATTCTCTTCATGAAATTAAAGTTTTTTTAAACAAAAATCCAATGAGAGTAGACTTCCATCCTGATCATTTTGTATTGCTTAACTCAACAAAAGTCGATGTTCTAAATAATTCATTAAAAACTTTGGTAATGCATAAAAAACTTTTAAAAGGTATGGGGATTAACCCTGTTCACCGGTGTGTTCTTCATGTTGGAGGAGCATATAAAGACAAGGAGAAAGCACTGGAACAATTTATCCTAAACTGGGGTCAGATTCCACGGAGAGTTCAAGATTTAATTATGCTTGAAAATGATGATACATCTTTTCAAGTTCAGGATACATTGTATTTAT
This window encodes:
- a CDS encoding DegV family protein; this encodes MTIKFITDGAADLPLDFVEKNKIKVVPLNIRFGEQQFKTGIDIDNQTFYKMMRETEELPKSSCPSPQDFLAAYLEVPEDQAIIVFALSKSLSGTYDSAVLAKSMLLEDQPSRQIEVIDTKTGSCGQILLIREAIELREKGAGFDAIVLHTEKAIEKTQTLILLETLENVIKGGRLSKTKAAIANALNIRIILGVSKEGAIEVKEKVRGNKKVLRRFIDQIDEYGSHFEEKILTMTHSNCEDKALSILGELKDRYKFKETILSEMGPLIGTYAGEGGIVISFKSN
- the uvsE gene encoding UV DNA damage repair endonuclease UvsE, giving the protein MTIVRLGYVAMSMVVKNCSPSQTMTYAQFAKIPDREAAIRKLERIAQSNIENCLRLLKHNLAHDIHFFRLSSRLIPLANHEEISDWDFMEPLKDSLHEIKVFLNKNPMRVDFHPDHFVLLNSTKVDVLNNSLKTLVMHKKLLKGMGINPVHRCVLHVGGAYKDKEKALEQFILNWGQIPRRVQDLIMLENDDTSFQVQDTLYLCQKLGIPLVFDYHHHLANHEENNWIGDWERIVGTWAHSELPIKMHISSPKSEKQFRHHADYIDAEMFMEFLNEIKGSVNEIDCMIEAKQKDKALFQLVQDLKNKSEVEFIDQSSFIMH
- a CDS encoding DEAD/DEAH box helicase, with the protein product MKMFHELGISEKVMKSIQAMGFEEATPIQAETIPVTLQGKDLIGQAQTGTGKTAAFGIPMIDRIETNNPNIQGIVVAPTRELAIQVAEELNKIGRFNGIKVLPIYGGQDINRQIRALKNRPQIIVGTPGRLIDHINRKTIRLQSIRIVVLDEADEMLNMGFIEDIESILKEVPEERQTLLFSATMPDPIRKIAENFMSDPVLVKVKAKEMTVPNIEQYYIEIQEKKKFDVLTRLLDMESPELAIIFGRTKRRVDELSEALNSRGYAAEGIHGDLTQAKRSSVLKKFKTGKIEVLVATDVAARGLDISGVTHVYNFDIPQDPESYVHRIGRTGRAGKQGLAYTFVTPREIGQLKNIERTTKKSMVRKPVPSMDDALEGQKQITSDKLQTTIKNENISYYKHLAEDLLDEYDSVTVVAAALKLLTKEPDMTPVELTAEAPIIAKERRRDNNRSRDNRYQRDGGKPRAKTSYQRSGRPRPPVGKAAGGSSGPRKKTYNKNK
- the mscL gene encoding large conductance mechanosensitive channel protein MscL, with the translated sequence MKVIKEFREFAIKGSVMDMGIGVIIGTAFGKIVDSFVTDIFTPPLAMLLGKVSFSNLYINLSGTTYSSLKDAQAAGAITINYGVFLDSILHFCIVAATAFLFIRQMNKLRKMPLSSVATKLCEQCFTNIPARAVKCPNCTSVIGPNETRTVKINYRAS